The proteins below come from a single Nocardiopsis gilva YIM 90087 genomic window:
- a CDS encoding phage tail tape measure protein has protein sequence MAQKDLRVNLSAETRSLERGMQRGERAMERYRRSVEDANSAMMRLEQELQRDIDKTLAEVEARSARAAESAQRLGTGMMVAGGAIAAGLGLAARAAVQWESDWAGVTKTVEGSDAQMQALEDSLRGLALQIPATHTELAQIAESAGQLGVQTENVIGFTRTIAAMGVTTNMTVEDAAKQMARFSNIMGTPQQDIDRLGASIVELGNNSATTEAEILEMAMRIAGAGNTVGMTEGDVLGFAAALSSVGVEAEAGGSAVSRVMLNIDTAVAESGENLTRFAQVAGTSADEFTETWRDDPSQAIAQFVSGLDEMNTSGENVAATLAELGLGEIVVRDALLRMAGASDVVAQSLELGNQGWEENTALLEEAAQRYETTESKVQIAQNSINEMGIALGEGLLPILGDAAQRVTDYGTAFSSLSETQQGWVTTVGGTVSALGLVTGALVAGGPKLLEWRENMQELATSGGTRMQRGLGATATFLTGPYGAAIGGVMALGGLWLDQKARQIAAEQEWADALAETGGVIDASIAQLGARKLEETGLLELSKELGVQEGVLTQALIQEGEARKALATADQMAQLAKQGLLEEYSDERQSIKDLNAALEVLFGTGTTWRDLTDEQWQQIQNLNGGLAEQIETMDSATEAQAALALETEATTGQYMTAEEAADNYRDSVEQLTSSALDAVDAEIRWQEAVDAASDSIAANGATLDLNTEAGRSNQRALNEMVKSGNKHIAMMIESGASSKELRKAQEKMREQIRTAGSDMGASAEEAEGYADMLRDIPDNINTDIEVDAKGKWKVVGGFTISPSGETAAGSGGSQISLRAHGGPVFGPGTETSDSIPALLSNNEHVIPANEVRAAGGQQAIHAIRDLIRAGDLRFAGGGAVGDAAVQRYARGGSVLPKSARIVNDHREDTRIRLFRLIEATVDGMASEIGKQLKKHLESGGSVVRQATKWAGTPYSWGGGGIGGPSEGFGRGAGIRGFDCSSLMQYAWYHGTNGRVRIPRVTYDQINTGRAVPTGQQIPGDLVFPHRGHVGMYVGGGRLFHTFRTGDVAGYRSMYPSPLAIRRPGRFDDGGMMYPGEHGVNMTRRPERVLDPATTDAFDRLVDGLLSRPGGARGGDGAQVVEHTEYHIHHVPGYSTVQDLQRADERRQRSARIGRAR, from the coding sequence GTGGCCCAGAAGGACCTGCGCGTCAACCTCAGCGCGGAAACCCGGTCGCTGGAACGGGGCATGCAGCGCGGCGAGCGCGCCATGGAGCGCTACCGGCGCTCGGTGGAGGACGCCAACTCGGCGATGATGCGCCTGGAGCAGGAGCTGCAGCGCGACATCGACAAGACGCTGGCCGAGGTGGAGGCGCGCTCCGCCCGCGCGGCCGAATCGGCGCAGCGCCTAGGTACCGGAATGATGGTCGCTGGTGGGGCGATCGCCGCCGGGCTGGGGCTGGCCGCGCGGGCAGCGGTGCAGTGGGAGTCCGACTGGGCCGGGGTCACCAAGACCGTCGAAGGCAGCGACGCTCAGATGCAGGCGCTGGAGGACTCGCTGCGCGGACTGGCCCTGCAGATCCCCGCCACCCACACCGAACTCGCCCAGATCGCCGAATCCGCCGGACAGCTCGGCGTGCAAACCGAGAACGTCATCGGGTTCACCCGCACCATCGCCGCCATGGGCGTCACCACCAACATGACCGTGGAGGACGCCGCCAAACAGATGGCGCGATTCTCCAACATCATGGGCACCCCACAGCAGGACATTGACCGACTGGGTGCGTCGATCGTCGAGCTGGGCAACAACTCGGCGACGACCGAGGCGGAGATCCTGGAGATGGCGATGCGTATCGCCGGCGCCGGGAACACCGTCGGCATGACCGAGGGCGACGTCCTCGGGTTCGCCGCCGCCCTCAGCTCTGTGGGCGTCGAGGCGGAGGCGGGCGGGTCAGCGGTCAGCCGGGTGATGCTGAACATCGACACCGCGGTCGCCGAATCCGGCGAAAACCTCACGAGGTTCGCGCAGGTTGCTGGGACCAGCGCTGATGAGTTCACGGAGACGTGGAGGGACGACCCGTCGCAGGCGATCGCTCAGTTCGTGAGTGGCCTGGACGAAATGAACACCTCGGGCGAGAACGTCGCCGCCACCCTCGCCGAGCTGGGCCTAGGTGAGATCGTCGTCCGCGACGCCCTGCTGCGTATGGCCGGGGCCTCCGACGTCGTCGCCCAGTCACTCGAACTCGGCAACCAGGGCTGGGAGGAGAACACGGCGCTGTTGGAGGAGGCGGCCCAGCGCTATGAGACGACCGAGTCGAAGGTGCAGATCGCCCAGAACTCGATCAACGAGATGGGGATCGCCCTCGGGGAGGGGCTGCTGCCGATTCTGGGTGACGCCGCTCAGCGTGTCACCGACTATGGGACGGCGTTCTCCTCCCTGTCGGAGACCCAGCAGGGGTGGGTGACCACCGTGGGCGGCACGGTCTCCGCGCTGGGGTTGGTAACCGGCGCGCTGGTGGCCGGAGGGCCGAAGCTGCTGGAGTGGCGCGAGAACATGCAGGAGTTGGCCACCTCCGGCGGCACCCGCATGCAGCGCGGGCTCGGCGCTACCGCAACATTCCTCACCGGCCCCTACGGTGCGGCTATCGGCGGCGTCATGGCACTAGGTGGGCTGTGGCTGGACCAAAAGGCCCGCCAGATCGCCGCCGAGCAGGAGTGGGCGGACGCGCTCGCTGAGACCGGCGGCGTGATCGACGCCAGCATCGCCCAACTCGGAGCGCGCAAGCTGGAAGAAACCGGGCTGCTGGAGCTGTCCAAAGAACTCGGGGTCCAGGAGGGGGTGCTCACCCAGGCGCTCATCCAGGAGGGCGAGGCCCGCAAGGCGCTGGCGACCGCCGACCAGATGGCGCAGCTCGCCAAACAGGGGCTACTGGAGGAGTACAGCGACGAGCGCCAGTCCATCAAAGACCTCAACGCTGCGCTCGAAGTGTTGTTCGGGACCGGTACGACGTGGCGCGATCTGACCGACGAGCAGTGGCAGCAGATCCAGAACCTTAACGGTGGGTTAGCCGAGCAGATCGAGACGATGGACTCCGCCACCGAGGCACAGGCGGCCCTCGCCCTAGAGACCGAGGCGACCACCGGTCAATACATGACGGCCGAGGAGGCTGCCGACAACTACCGCGACTCCGTCGAACAGCTCACCAGCTCTGCTCTGGATGCGGTCGACGCGGAGATCCGCTGGCAGGAGGCCGTGGATGCGGCAAGCGACTCGATCGCGGCGAATGGGGCGACGCTTGATCTGAATACCGAGGCGGGCCGGTCTAACCAACGCGCGCTCAACGAGATGGTGAAGTCCGGTAACAAGCACATCGCGATGATGATCGAGTCGGGGGCTTCATCCAAGGAACTCCGCAAGGCGCAGGAAAAAATGCGCGAGCAGATCCGCACCGCCGGTAGTGACATGGGGGCGTCGGCAGAGGAGGCCGAGGGGTATGCGGACATGCTCCGCGACATCCCCGACAACATCAACACGGACATCGAAGTCGACGCCAAGGGAAAATGGAAAGTCGTCGGAGGTTTCACGATCTCGCCGTCTGGCGAGACGGCCGCTGGCAGCGGCGGGTCGCAGATCTCTCTGCGGGCGCATGGCGGGCCGGTTTTCGGGCCAGGCACGGAGACCTCAGATTCGATCCCGGCACTGCTCAGTAACAATGAGCACGTCATCCCCGCCAACGAGGTGCGGGCAGCAGGTGGCCAGCAGGCGATCCATGCGATCCGGGACCTGATCCGCGCCGGAGACCTGCGATTCGCAGGCGGCGGCGCTGTCGGTGACGCAGCAGTACAGCGCTACGCCCGCGGCGGATCGGTGCTCCCCAAGAGCGCGCGGATCGTCAATGACCACCGGGAGGACACCCGGATCCGCCTGTTCCGGCTCATCGAGGCGACAGTTGACGGCATGGCCTCCGAGATCGGCAAGCAGCTCAAGAAGCACCTCGAGTCCGGCGGGTCGGTCGTGCGTCAGGCCACCAAGTGGGCGGGCACCCCCTACAGCTGGGGTGGCGGCGGGATCGGCGGCCCATCCGAGGGGTTCGGGCGGGGAGCGGGGATCCGCGGTTTCGACTGCTCCAGCCTGATGCAGTACGCGTGGTACCACGGCACCAACGGCCGGGTGCGCATCCCGCGGGTCACCTACGACCAGATCAACACCGGCAGGGCTGTGCCGACAGGCCAGCAGATCCCCGGCGACCTGGTATTCCCCCACCGCGGGCACGTGGGGATGTACGTCGGCGGGGGCAGGCTGTTCCACACGTTCCGGACGGGTGATGTGGCCGGATACCGGTCGATGTACCCGAGTCCGCTGGCGATCCGACGGCCGGGCCGGTTCGATGACGGCGGCATGATGTATCCCGGCGAGCACGGGGTGAACATGACCCGCCGCCCAGAGAGGGTGTTGGATCCGGCGACGACGGACGCGTTCGACCGGCTCGTCGACGGGCTGCTGTCCCGGCCTGGCGGAGCGCGCGGCGGCGACGGCGCCCAGGTCGTGGAGCACACCGAGTACCACATCCACCACGTCCCCGGATACAGCACCGTGCAGGATCTACAGCGCGCCGACGAGCGCCGCCAGCGCTCGGCCCGCATCGGCCGGGCCAGGTAG
- a CDS encoding siphovirus ReqiPepy6 Gp37-like family protein, with product MVSVRRVEVLSRDPDLVIRGYLPYARAEVALNWLAVDSFTIDLPATENVLEKCSQGWGVLVLLDGQQILSGSIEDIERERAANDQGSGVGTVSITGADDLAIVASELAWPVPTEPVTNQGASARDSRSGVAETVIKGYVSANVGVGRDVDRADAAAPNVREVVVGADLARGATVEYSARFEPLLDVIRGIHGGLGVTCSQNDSQQLVFDVIDPQDLSGSAVFSFELGNLRRARWSDGMPEVTHAVVGGEGEGTLRVFRERRDSTAANAWRMHSAVFVDQRHTSNTLEMDQAGDEALEDGKRLGIIEAELVDTARLAYSTDYQLGDRVTIVPEAATAFTDIVTSVRISADADSGEVRIAPAVGWTTGPYETRQDKELARLQRAVSALERSQ from the coding sequence GTGGTCTCGGTGCGCCGGGTCGAGGTGCTCAGCCGCGATCCGGACCTGGTGATACGTGGGTACCTGCCCTACGCCCGCGCTGAGGTGGCATTGAATTGGCTTGCCGTCGACAGCTTCACGATCGACCTGCCGGCCACCGAGAACGTCCTGGAGAAGTGCTCGCAGGGCTGGGGTGTCCTGGTGCTCCTCGACGGCCAGCAGATCCTGTCCGGGAGCATTGAGGACATCGAACGCGAGCGCGCCGCCAACGACCAGGGGTCCGGCGTGGGGACGGTGTCCATCACCGGCGCCGACGACCTCGCGATCGTCGCCTCAGAGCTGGCGTGGCCGGTGCCAACCGAGCCGGTCACCAACCAGGGCGCCTCCGCGCGCGACTCCCGGTCCGGTGTGGCGGAGACCGTCATCAAGGGCTACGTGTCCGCCAATGTGGGAGTCGGCCGTGACGTGGACCGGGCCGATGCTGCGGCGCCGAACGTGCGCGAGGTCGTCGTCGGTGCAGACCTCGCCCGCGGCGCGACCGTGGAGTATTCGGCGCGATTCGAGCCGTTGCTCGATGTGATCCGCGGGATCCACGGCGGCCTCGGGGTCACCTGCTCCCAGAACGATTCTCAACAACTTGTGTTCGACGTGATCGACCCGCAGGACCTGTCCGGCAGCGCGGTGTTCTCGTTCGAGTTGGGCAACTTGAGGCGCGCACGTTGGTCCGATGGGATGCCCGAGGTCACCCACGCGGTTGTCGGCGGCGAAGGCGAAGGCACCTTGAGAGTGTTCCGCGAGCGCCGGGATTCCACGGCCGCGAACGCGTGGCGCATGCACTCCGCAGTGTTCGTCGACCAGCGCCACACCTCCAACACTTTGGAGATGGATCAGGCGGGCGACGAGGCCCTGGAGGACGGCAAACGGCTGGGAATCATCGAGGCCGAGCTGGTCGACACCGCGCGTCTGGCCTACAGCACCGACTACCAGCTCGGTGACCGCGTCACCATCGTCCCCGAAGCCGCCACCGCGTTCACCGACATCGTGACCAGTGTGCGGATCTCGGCCGATGCCGACTCCGGTGAGGTGCGGATCGCCCCCGCCGTCGGCTGGACGACCGGCCCGTATGAGACCCGGCAGGACAAGGAACTCGCGCGCCTGCAGCGTGCCGTGTCCGCTCTGGAGAGGAGCCAATAG
- a CDS encoding phage tail family protein, whose product MPLLHIPPETAPPEPPGFPKVPVAPGKRIVWIAPDGTELGLSDGDPYISVTGRSGFGAVRPEHVVDRTMSGTALLRDVRVTPRVMRVPLIVQAGDADAYLAAYRTLTASTRHKTGATVTAGTLRVELPDGSWRQITAYYQDGLDPHETELDDLMWSRQEHPSLEFYAPDPFFEGPEVTQAWKIVISSRAFYPIYPITVNPSQLGGSATFTNAGDADAYPIWEITGPGTPVVTNSDTGESWGFDTALGIGEVVTVDTRPPDIAPETGLTAVSGGGTDWWPNFAGFPELFLLPPGETSLQITMTGADEGSQVRLTYRPRYRAGW is encoded by the coding sequence GTGCCGCTGCTGCACATCCCGCCGGAGACGGCGCCGCCGGAGCCGCCGGGGTTCCCGAAGGTCCCGGTCGCGCCGGGCAAGAGGATCGTGTGGATCGCGCCGGATGGTACTGAGCTGGGGCTCAGTGACGGCGACCCCTACATTTCAGTGACCGGCCGGTCGGGGTTCGGGGCGGTGCGGCCCGAGCACGTGGTGGACCGCACCATGTCCGGCACGGCTCTGCTCCGCGACGTGCGGGTCACGCCGCGGGTGATGCGAGTGCCGCTGATCGTGCAGGCGGGCGACGCCGACGCCTACCTGGCGGCGTATCGGACCCTGACCGCCTCCACCCGGCACAAAACCGGCGCCACGGTGACGGCGGGGACGCTTCGGGTGGAGCTGCCCGACGGCTCCTGGCGCCAAATCACCGCCTATTACCAGGATGGGCTGGACCCGCACGAGACGGAGCTGGACGACCTGATGTGGTCGCGCCAGGAGCACCCCAGTTTGGAGTTCTACGCGCCGGACCCGTTTTTCGAGGGGCCGGAGGTGACCCAGGCGTGGAAGATTGTCATTTCGTCGCGCGCGTTCTACCCGATCTATCCGATCACGGTGAACCCTTCCCAGCTGGGCGGCAGTGCGACATTCACCAACGCGGGCGACGCGGACGCATACCCGATCTGGGAGATCACCGGTCCCGGTACACCGGTCGTGACGAACTCGGACACGGGAGAGTCCTGGGGGTTCGACACCGCGCTGGGCATCGGCGAGGTCGTCACTGTGGACACCCGGCCACCGGACATCGCCCCGGAGACCGGGCTCACCGCCGTCAGCGGCGGGGGGACCGACTGGTGGCCGAACTTCGCCGGATTCCCCGAACTCTTCCTCCTGCCGCCCGGTGAGACCTCCCTGCAGATCACGATGACCGGCGCGGATGAGGGATCGCAGGTGCGGCTGACCTACCGGCCGCGCTACCGGGCGGGGTGGTGA
- a CDS encoding head-tail connector protein, whose product MPALTLAAAKKQLNITSTTHDTELQDYVDGVNEVVEFYVGPVDDRTVVERWTGARRAIAVRHRPVVSLTSVTYLVDGSEVAAVADVDVDIELGVLRLKTAEWWPEGRYLVEYVAGRGGSAPAAADIAGRIIIQHLWETQRGGDSRRPDLAGGLETVTTGGFTFSVPRRAIQLLEAHSTGPAFA is encoded by the coding sequence GTGCCCGCGCTGACGCTGGCCGCCGCCAAGAAGCAGCTCAACATCACGTCGACGACCCACGACACCGAGCTGCAGGACTACGTTGACGGCGTCAACGAGGTCGTCGAGTTCTACGTCGGCCCGGTGGACGACCGGACGGTGGTGGAGCGGTGGACCGGGGCGCGGCGGGCGATCGCGGTCCGGCACCGCCCAGTGGTGTCCCTGACCTCAGTCACCTACCTGGTCGACGGCTCGGAGGTGGCGGCGGTGGCCGACGTGGACGTGGACATTGAACTGGGTGTGCTGCGGCTCAAAACGGCGGAGTGGTGGCCGGAGGGCCGGTACCTGGTGGAGTACGTGGCAGGGCGGGGCGGTTCGGCTCCCGCAGCGGCGGACATCGCAGGGCGGATCATCATCCAGCACCTGTGGGAGACGCAGCGCGGCGGCGATAGTCGTCGCCCTGACCTCGCGGGAGGTTTGGAGACGGTGACGACGGGCGGGTTTACGTTCTCGGTGCCGCGGCGGGCGATCCAGCTGTTGGAGGCGCATTCGACCGGACCGGCGTTCGCCTGA
- a CDS encoding HK97 gp10 family phage protein — translation MAGDEINLGEALAGNAVRRLIRDVGRLPDDLRKRLRPAMREAAQPVLADARRRASWSTRIPAALRLATSFTRRQAGVSIVASQKRAPHARPYEGITGRDNFRHPVFGNREEWVEQKTRPFIGPAVDLHGRRVVAAVNKTVDEAAREAGFKRT, via the coding sequence GTGGCTGGCGACGAGATCAACTTGGGTGAGGCGTTGGCGGGTAACGCGGTCCGGCGGCTCATCAGGGACGTGGGTCGGCTCCCGGACGATCTGCGCAAACGGTTGCGTCCGGCGATGCGGGAGGCGGCGCAGCCGGTGCTGGCGGATGCGCGGCGGCGGGCGTCGTGGTCGACGCGCATCCCCGCGGCGCTCCGGCTGGCCACGTCGTTTACGAGGCGTCAGGCCGGGGTTTCGATCGTGGCGTCGCAGAAGCGGGCCCCGCACGCGCGGCCCTACGAAGGCATCACCGGCCGCGACAACTTCCGCCACCCGGTATTCGGCAACCGCGAGGAATGGGTGGAACAGAAGACGCGCCCGTTCATCGGCCCGGCGGTGGACTTGCACGGGCGCCGGGTGGTGGCCGCCGTCAACAAGACCGTCGACGAGGCCGCCCGCGAGGCCGGTTTCAAACGGACATAG
- a CDS encoding N-acetylmuramoyl-L-alanine amidase: MVTIISRSAWGARSPRARATTSWDARTGVTVHYSFGSPTQTPRQIQDFHMDSNGWSDIGYNFLVDTLGNAYEGRGWLVIGAHAAPYNTSHIGVCFIGSDGDATPAAKRAIRAICDEADRRAGRALPRSGHRDLNSTSCPGDDLYQWVRDGMPTDGTTAAGGDDVIGLKKGDTGEHVLALQALILYAGGALPQYGADGDYGDETASALLAVRRSVGSEAKDGWGDTVTGWAYAQLMAAVARRQG, from the coding sequence ATGGTCACCATCATTTCGCGGTCCGCGTGGGGCGCGAGATCGCCGCGCGCACGCGCGACCACCAGCTGGGATGCCCGCACGGGCGTCACGGTGCACTACTCGTTCGGATCGCCCACCCAGACGCCCCGGCAGATCCAGGACTTCCACATGGATTCCAACGGATGGTCCGACATCGGCTACAACTTCCTCGTCGACACCCTGGGCAACGCCTATGAAGGGCGCGGCTGGCTGGTGATCGGAGCCCACGCCGCCCCCTACAACACCAGCCATATCGGGGTGTGCTTCATCGGGTCCGACGGCGACGCGACCCCCGCCGCCAAACGCGCGATCCGCGCGATCTGCGACGAGGCCGACCGCCGGGCGGGGCGGGCGCTGCCCCGAAGCGGGCACCGCGACCTCAACTCGACCTCATGCCCTGGCGATGACCTCTACCAGTGGGTCCGCGACGGCATGCCCACCGACGGCACCACCGCAGCAGGAGGCGACGACGTGATCGGACTCAAGAAGGGCGACACCGGCGAGCACGTGCTAGCGCTGCAGGCGCTCATCCTCTACGCGGGCGGCGCGCTGCCCCAGTACGGGGCGGACGGCGACTACGGCGACGAGACCGCATCGGCTCTGCTGGCGGTGCGGCGCAGCGTCGGCAGCGAAGCCAAGGACGGGTGGGGCGACACCGTGACCGGCTGGGCGTATGCCCAGCTCATGGCCGCCGTCGCCCGACGCCAGGGCTAG
- a CDS encoding phage tail tube protein, with the protein MAATPINVSDKFIHPGITVVLFVPTIADPAAPTRVELDAGTDLTEEVIAAGGWQLNSNRVSYNPLGSKFTPNIAGRQSVDDSSLTLPQDLAGDDVRSVLPQGTTGYIVIMHGGDVAASPMDVWPVEVSSLGKPVLPEGSEIASIAVQFAIPSEPAESVAIPA; encoded by the coding sequence ATGGCCGCCACACCAATCAATGTGAGCGACAAATTCATCCACCCCGGGATCACCGTCGTTCTGTTCGTGCCGACGATCGCGGATCCTGCGGCCCCGACGCGCGTGGAGCTGGACGCGGGCACCGACCTCACCGAGGAGGTCATCGCCGCTGGAGGGTGGCAGTTGAACTCCAACCGCGTCAGCTACAACCCGTTGGGCAGCAAGTTCACGCCGAACATCGCTGGTCGGCAGAGCGTTGATGACTCCTCGCTGACGCTGCCGCAGGACCTGGCGGGCGACGACGTCCGCAGCGTGCTCCCGCAGGGGACCACGGGCTACATCGTGATCATGCATGGCGGTGACGTGGCTGCCTCTCCCATGGATGTGTGGCCGGTGGAGGTGTCCTCGCTGGGCAAGCCCGTCCTGCCCGAGGGCAGCGAGATCGCCAGCATTGCGGTCCAGTTCGCTATCCCCAGCGAGCCCGCTGAGTCGGTGGCGATCCCGGCGTGA
- a CDS encoding right-handed parallel beta-helix repeat-containing protein — protein sequence MRHRFGGNRADWVMEPGEAIQAGETVVAYIPNLLPNEAVTFWGAETGGTQITDLQDPGTGDPLGSSITSDGAGNIPAFLGPDGVTYLWGSASVDGSATRYAMTAVDVGDSFADVTAELDALDTTVSDHGTRITTLEAQPSMDGWHVVTDAAYGATGDGSTDDTAAIQAALDQVQTDGGGTVYVPGGTYSIQTGPLRIYGSTHLWLAPDAVIRRDASGTMLLNGDAAQNFGGYTGHGDLVIEGGTWDANGTVVTGNNMAISIGHAENVTIRNTTILDVPGFHAIELNSTKRGRILNVAALGFIDTGARSFSEAFQVDLAKSSSVFGGFGPYDHTPCEDIVVQSCTVGPSGTAGTTSWGRGVGSHSATATVWHTGIRVIGNRIVDTLEYAVGGYVWDDAIITGNTIEDCGAGIWVRSLDSSIASHRQDTTGSDTGASQPSSRIVIADNLVTGTTGTHDEGMRVQGEATGHVRRATVTGNVIDGVGSGQNGIRAEYLDEAVIASNTATGSGGTGVSTLVLEHVQISTNTIDTPDGSGVTVDNRTGGQHVLVATNRVNDAGLNGIHLLGGNDTELLGNVLVGSSRGTDLANYGIRISSSAVDVLIEGNKVRRRGSGNEAAFGLSVTSTCSEIRRGDNDLTDSGTTGDIEDDTTDRWTAPTLVNSWVNFGGTWQVAEYRKDLSGRVWIRGTIDGGTAGTVAFTLPSGFRPPADFVVAAISSGGSPPDLCRLEVDANGDVIPQNTVGTFVGLDASFDTA from the coding sequence GTGAGGCACCGGTTCGGTGGCAACCGCGCCGATTGGGTGATGGAGCCCGGGGAGGCGATCCAGGCCGGGGAGACCGTCGTCGCGTACATCCCCAACCTGCTGCCCAACGAGGCGGTCACGTTCTGGGGTGCGGAGACCGGCGGCACCCAGATCACCGACCTGCAGGACCCCGGCACCGGCGACCCACTGGGGTCCTCCATCACCAGCGATGGGGCAGGCAACATCCCGGCGTTCCTGGGCCCGGACGGGGTGACCTACCTGTGGGGGTCCGCGTCGGTGGACGGGTCGGCGACCCGGTATGCGATGACCGCCGTCGACGTCGGTGACTCCTTCGCCGACGTCACTGCGGAGTTGGACGCGTTGGACACCACCGTCAGCGACCACGGCACCCGCATCACCACCCTGGAGGCCCAGCCGTCGATGGACGGCTGGCACGTGGTCACCGACGCGGCCTACGGTGCAACCGGGGACGGCTCCACCGACGACACCGCGGCGATCCAGGCGGCCCTGGATCAGGTGCAGACCGACGGTGGCGGCACGGTCTACGTGCCCGGCGGCACCTACTCCATCCAGACCGGGCCGCTGCGGATCTACGGCAGCACGCACCTCTGGCTCGCCCCGGACGCGGTCATCCGCCGCGACGCCTCCGGCACGATGCTCCTCAACGGCGACGCCGCCCAGAACTTCGGAGGCTACACCGGGCACGGCGACCTGGTGATCGAGGGCGGCACGTGGGACGCCAACGGCACCGTGGTCACCGGAAACAACATGGCCATCAGCATCGGGCACGCCGAGAACGTCACCATCCGGAACACGACCATCCTCGATGTGCCCGGATTCCACGCCATCGAGCTGAACTCGACGAAGCGTGGGCGGATCCTCAACGTCGCAGCGCTCGGGTTCATCGACACCGGTGCCCGGAGCTTCAGCGAGGCGTTCCAGGTCGACCTCGCCAAGTCCAGCAGCGTCTTCGGCGGGTTCGGCCCCTACGACCACACCCCGTGCGAGGACATCGTCGTGCAGAGCTGCACCGTCGGCCCCTCCGGTACCGCGGGCACCACCTCGTGGGGCCGCGGCGTCGGATCGCACTCCGCGACGGCGACCGTGTGGCACACCGGAATCCGCGTCATCGGCAACCGCATCGTCGACACCCTGGAGTACGCCGTCGGGGGCTACGTATGGGACGACGCCATCATCACGGGCAACACCATCGAGGACTGCGGCGCCGGGATCTGGGTGCGCAGCCTGGACTCCTCGATCGCCTCCCACCGGCAGGACACCACCGGCTCCGACACCGGCGCCTCCCAGCCTTCCAGTCGCATCGTCATCGCCGACAACCTCGTCACCGGCACCACCGGCACCCACGATGAGGGCATGCGGGTGCAGGGCGAGGCGACGGGGCACGTGCGCCGCGCCACCGTGACCGGCAACGTCATCGACGGCGTCGGTAGCGGGCAGAACGGGATCCGTGCCGAATACCTCGACGAAGCCGTCATCGCATCCAACACGGCGACGGGCAGCGGGGGGACCGGTGTCTCCACGCTGGTGCTGGAGCACGTCCAGATCAGTACCAACACCATCGACACCCCGGACGGGTCGGGGGTCACCGTGGACAACCGCACCGGCGGGCAGCACGTCCTGGTGGCCACCAACCGCGTCAATGACGCGGGGCTGAACGGCATCCACCTGCTGGGCGGCAACGACACAGAGCTGCTCGGCAACGTCCTGGTCGGCTCGTCGCGCGGCACTGACCTCGCGAACTACGGCATCCGCATCAGCAGCAGCGCCGTCGACGTACTCATCGAGGGCAACAAGGTCCGCCGGAGGGGCAGCGGGAACGAGGCTGCCTTCGGCCTGTCCGTCACGAGCACCTGCTCCGAGATCCGCCGCGGCGACAACGACCTCACCGACTCCGGCACCACCGGCGACATCGAGGACGACACCACCGACCGGTGGACCGCCCCCACCCTGGTGAACTCCTGGGTGAACTTCGGCGGGACCTGGCAGGTGGCCGAATACCGCAAGGACTTGTCTGGGCGGGTGTGGATCCGAGGCACGATCGACGGTGGCACGGCTGGCACCGTCGCCTTTACCCTGCCGAGCGGGTTCCGGCCGCCGGCCGATTTCGTGGTCGCGGCGATCTCCTCCGGCGGGTCGCCGCCGGACCTGTGCCGCCTGGAGGTCGACGCCAACGGTGACGTGATCCCGCAGAACACGGTCGGGACCTTCGTGGGGCTCGACGCCAGCTTCGACACCGCTTAG